In Citrus sinensis cultivar Valencia sweet orange chromosome 4, DVS_A1.0, whole genome shotgun sequence, one DNA window encodes the following:
- the LOC112498902 gene encoding blue copper protein 1b-like, which yields MGFTKTKIYIIVAALSFLLVMATAATVRVGGRGGAEKVVSLGGVGFSKTHKVGGESGGWTNPKANIGDVDYYKKWASSRNFSVGDTIVFEYNRQSDNVIVSRNRQDFESCRTKSLNRGASTTGSDSILLTFTGSHYFWSGFPGHCQAGQKFEILVREGYRPPRPRLPKLYVDSTFAFSFPFIRHDSCRNYSDPNPPLLIRSS from the coding sequence ATGGGTTTTACAAAGACGAAAATATATATCATAGTAGCTGCTTTAAGTTTCTTGCTGGTGATGGCAACCGCAGCAACTGTGCGTGTTGGTGGTCGTGGTGGAGCTGAGAAAGTAGTGAGTCTTGGAGGTGTTGGTTTTTCTAAAACACACAAAGTTGGTGGTGAGTCTGGTGGATGGACAAATCCAAAGGCAAACATCGGCGACGTTGATTATTACAAGAAATGGGCATCTTCGAGGAACTTCAGCGTTGGAGACACCATCGTGTTCGAGTACAACAGGCAGTCAGACAACGTGATCGTGTCACGTAACCGCCAAGATTTTGAGTCATGCAGAACAAAATCCCTCAACCGTGGGGCCTCCACTACTGGCTCTGACTCAATCCTTCTCACATTTACCGGCAGCCACTACTTTTGGAGCGGTTTTCCAGGCCACTGTCAAGCAGGACAGAAGTTCGAAATCCTGGTTAGAGAAGGTTACCGGCCGCCGAGGCCGCGTTTGCCCAAACTATATGTTGATAGCAcctttgctttttctttcccATTCATTCGCCATGATTCATGTAGAAATTATTCGGATCCGAATCCTCCCCTCCTAATCAGATCTTCTTAA